The following proteins are encoded in a genomic region of bacterium:
- a CDS encoding tetratricopeptide repeat protein, with amino-acid sequence MKNIKSLTLKILICLIGCFCFVSSNPVRAYDQDAVNYNNMGINYTKKGNYDQAITYFKKAIETDSSLTNAYYNLGSVYKCIGNRDKSIKAFQLLLRNDPNDDEAAYLLAGLYFEKQDYEKALIYLNSVEKTSPSYQDSMTLFKKINKKINDYVINEPPHSVPANTTKFTFTDFSGPTGIAENNKGDLYIANFGSDTINVISPDGKIKNTIKNELIKGPVGIAVDSKDNIYVANYLLNNVIKIDKSGLVKVILKDVVKPYYLYLNKTGVLYVSEQDKNTVIRIGIPE; translated from the coding sequence ATGAAAAATATTAAATCTCTGACTTTAAAAATTTTAATCTGCTTAATCGGGTGTTTTTGTTTTGTTTCCTCAAATCCTGTTCGGGCTTATGATCAAGATGCCGTAAATTATAACAATATGGGCATAAACTACACTAAAAAAGGCAACTATGATCAGGCTATAACTTATTTTAAAAAAGCAATAGAAACTGATTCGTCTTTAACCAATGCTTATTACAATCTTGGTTCGGTGTATAAATGTATAGGGAACAGAGATAAATCAATAAAAGCTTTTCAACTTTTGCTGAGAAACGATCCTAACGATGATGAAGCAGCTTATTTGCTTGCAGGTTTGTACTTTGAAAAACAGGATTATGAAAAAGCACTGATTTATTTAAATTCTGTTGAAAAAACCAGCCCGTCTTATCAGGACTCTATGACGCTTTTTAAGAAAATTAACAAAAAAATAAATGATTATGTAATAAATGAGCCGCCTCACTCTGTACCTGCAAATACAACAAAGTTTACATTTACAGATTTTAGCGGTCCTACAGGTATAGCAGAGAACAATAAGGGAGATTTGTACATCGCAAATTTCGGTTCTGATACGATTAATGTTATTTCCCCTGACGGCAAAATTAAAAACACAATAAAAAATGAACTTATAAAAGGTCCTGTTGGTATAGCTGTTGATTCAAAAGATAATATTTATGTTGCAAATTATCTTTTGAATAATGTTATAAAAATCGATAAAAGCGGTTTAGTAAAAGTTATTCTAAAAGATGTCGTAAAACCTTATTATCTTTATTTAAATAAAACAGGCGTGCTATACGTTTCCGAGCAGGATAAAAATACTGTTATCAGAATAGGAATTCCTGAATAA
- a CDS encoding insulinase family protein: MDVNKVNLKYIPVGNVIYNNTIPAARIQPYASPEYQYQHYQYPPYSSLIQAPDINASMRSQVLPCSNEGYKEIMTFNVPLLDKGKLYKLDNGQNVVIIPKKGPTTIKTFTKVGSFNEEKNRGISHYIEHNLFNGSSKLGPNEFVEKVTSMGGQYNAGTNTTNTEYFIKSPMHKEGDFEKFMTMHADMLLNPTFSDKMLEKEKGPVISEIQMYEDDPSDKSFNLMLKNLFGIKTDYQGLIAGSSKTIANLTKKDVLAYYNEWYRPDNMTTVVVGEVNPDNAIKTISKLFNQKKGSPVQKNEEPYYQPLNLIQNPVRADLKSTHVDNVMLNMAFAGPKNNDIKDSVATSALCSALTGYENARLSKTLKEFNTDGSVEISVINPDSKAPQLISLGSAFAPGKEEEGLKAIYSTLESMVTQPLTQQEISIVKNKLKDNLTQLSESSMGVADLVGQAITGHGSIAAYTNMQNEIEKLTPQDIQLAAQKYLNLNRTSIVMVHPESQKAEVNFSSSNNLSSQLEKQLQDDNNTVQKPEFIENSDKFKFKNIKEYDLPNNLRVAINDDPDSIRTSANLSVETEGLKTLKPGVADILSFILNKGTKNYSEDRLNNIKDTYNLGISAVTDGESINLTADCSKERLPMALGVMKEILYNPDFTVEKFNKAKEEIKVKYSSMPKDPSSKAMEILFPDNNWGITAKKVLENIDNISLQDVQDSYNEIIKNSQGKIAIDGPISKTPGLGQDVFMQLQSGIAFVQKHHHVNAPESKNLSETKVITEAEPRNQADIVQIFKIKESKNIKETAALKVLNEIIGGNSQSRLYTDLRESQKLAYKVKSNYLTDGNFGIIKLLIKTTTEDGLKGTTHENVQKSLDGFRTHINDLMKNSVSDQELETAKMEVKTRFLDDPESSFGRSARIQAGYTTPYGVNYHNKMLDAINELTPQDIKNAAVTYLNQPSVISMIASQNTIKSMQPYLSSLGKVEEVK, from the coding sequence ATGGACGTTAACAAGGTTAATTTAAAATATATACCTGTAGGTAATGTTATTTATAACAATACTATTCCGGCTGCAAGAATCCAGCCTTATGCATCTCCGGAATACCAATACCAGCATTATCAATATCCGCCATATTCTTCATTAATTCAGGCGCCTGATATAAATGCGTCCATGAGAAGTCAAGTTTTGCCTTGTTCCAATGAAGGTTACAAAGAAATAATGACTTTTAATGTGCCGCTTCTCGATAAAGGCAAACTCTATAAGCTTGATAACGGTCAGAATGTAGTAATTATCCCTAAAAAAGGACCGACAACAATAAAAACTTTTACAAAGGTCGGGTCATTTAACGAAGAAAAGAATAGAGGTATTAGCCATTATATTGAGCATAATCTTTTTAACGGTTCAAGCAAGCTCGGACCCAATGAATTCGTGGAAAAAGTTACGAGTATGGGCGGTCAATACAATGCAGGAACAAATACAACCAATACGGAATATTTTATAAAATCCCCGATGCATAAAGAAGGCGATTTTGAAAAATTTATGACGATGCATGCTGATATGCTGCTAAATCCGACTTTTTCCGATAAAATGCTGGAAAAAGAAAAAGGTCCTGTGATTTCCGAAATTCAAATGTATGAAGATGACCCTTCTGACAAGTCATTTAACCTTATGCTTAAAAACTTATTCGGAATAAAGACTGATTATCAGGGACTTATTGCCGGTTCTTCAAAAACAATAGCTAATTTGACAAAAAAAGATGTATTAGCTTACTATAATGAGTGGTATAGACCTGATAATATGACTACAGTAGTTGTTGGAGAAGTAAATCCTGATAATGCAATAAAAACAATAAGCAAATTATTTAATCAGAAAAAAGGTTCACCGGTTCAAAAAAATGAAGAGCCTTATTATCAGCCTCTAAATTTAATTCAAAATCCTGTGAGGGCTGATTTGAAAAGCACTCATGTTGATAACGTGATGCTAAACATGGCTTTTGCCGGTCCGAAAAATAATGATATTAAAGATTCTGTTGCAACTTCAGCATTATGCAGCGCTTTAACCGGTTATGAAAATGCAAGACTTTCAAAAACACTAAAAGAATTTAATACTGACGGCTCAGTTGAGATAAGTGTTATAAATCCTGATTCTAAAGCTCCTCAGCTTATATCTTTGGGATCAGCGTTTGCTCCCGGCAAAGAAGAAGAGGGACTAAAAGCTATTTATTCAACCTTAGAAAGCATGGTAACTCAGCCTTTAACTCAACAAGAAATATCGATAGTTAAAAATAAACTTAAAGATAATTTAACACAACTCAGCGAAAGTTCGATGGGCGTTGCAGATCTTGTGGGACAAGCGATTACCGGACATGGTTCTATAGCTGCTTATACCAATATGCAAAATGAAATAGAAAAATTGACACCGCAGGATATTCAGCTTGCGGCACAGAAATATTTAAACCTTAACAGAACGTCTATAGTAATGGTTCACCCCGAAAGTCAGAAAGCAGAAGTTAATTTCTCTTCCTCAAACAATTTGTCATCCCAACTTGAGAAACAGCTTCAGGATGATAATAATACTGTGCAAAAACCTGAATTTATTGAAAATTCGGATAAATTTAAGTTTAAAAATATAAAAGAATATGATTTGCCAAACAATTTACGTGTAGCAATAAATGATGATCCTGATTCAATAAGAACAAGCGCAAATTTATCCGTAGAAACGGAAGGATTAAAGACATTAAAACCGGGTGTTGCAGATATATTATCTTTTATTCTTAATAAAGGAACAAAAAATTATTCTGAAGACCGCTTAAATAATATCAAAGACACATATAATTTAGGTATATCAGCGGTTACTGACGGAGAATCTATTAATTTAACGGCGGATTGCTCTAAAGAAAGACTGCCAATGGCACTTGGTGTAATGAAAGAAATACTTTATAACCCTGATTTTACTGTTGAAAAATTTAATAAAGCAAAAGAAGAAATAAAAGTTAAGTATTCCAGCATGCCTAAAGACCCGTCAAGCAAGGCTATGGAAATCTTATTCCCTGATAATAACTGGGGAATAACTGCAAAAAAAGTTTTAGAGAACATTGATAATATTAGCTTACAGGATGTTCAGGATTCATATAATGAAATAATCAAAAATTCTCAGGGAAAAATTGCGATAGACGGTCCGATCAGCAAAACTCCGGGCTTAGGTCAGGATGTGTTTATGCAGCTTCAATCAGGAATAGCTTTTGTTCAAAAACATCATCATGTTAATGCCCCCGAATCAAAAAATTTATCTGAAACAAAAGTAATAACAGAAGCAGAACCTCGAAATCAGGCTGATATAGTACAAATATTTAAGATTAAAGAAAGTAAAAATATTAAAGAGACGGCTGCTTTAAAAGTTTTAAATGAAATCATTGGTGGAAACAGTCAGTCAAGACTGTATACAGACTTAAGAGAGAGTCAAAAGCTTGCTTATAAAGTGAAATCAAACTATTTGACAGACGGAAATTTTGGAATAATAAAGCTTTTGATAAAAACAACAACCGAAGACGGTCTAAAAGGTACTACTCATGAAAATGTTCAAAAATCTTTAGATGGTTTTAGAACGCATATAAATGATTTGATGAAAAATTCTGTAAGTGATCAGGAACTTGAAACGGCAAAAATGGAAGTTAAAACACGCTTCCTTGATGATCCGGAAAGTTCTTTTGGAAGGTCTGCAAGGATTCAAGCAGGGTATACTACACCTTATGGAGTGAATTACCATAATAAAATGCTTGATGCCATTAATGAATTAACCCCGCAGGATATCAAAAATGCTGCTGTAACTTATTTAAACCAGCCATCTGTTATTTCAATGATTGCAAGCCAGAATACCATCAAAAGCATGCAGCCTTATTTAAGTTCTCTCGGCAAAGTTGAGGAGGTTAAATAG
- a CDS encoding ribonuclease HII → MRTFRKSKIDELVEFDRRHGLVVIGTDEAGRGPVAGPVVASAVYFPELSEKVCEVIKFIDDSKKFSSNPKLRKELSEEIKSVAKYSIKESSVEEIDKINILQASLLAMRKSCENLIEQMNSQENLIILVDGNFIIPKYNYQQKAVKKGDTLSASIAAASILAKVYRDELMQELAKGFPEYGWSKNKGYPTKAHREALREHGACKWHRTTFLGKVLCEQKKIF, encoded by the coding sequence TTGAGGACATTCCGTAAATCAAAAATTGATGAATTGGTCGAATTTGACCGCAGGCATGGTCTTGTGGTTATCGGTACGGATGAAGCAGGTCGAGGGCCTGTTGCAGGTCCTGTAGTTGCAAGTGCTGTTTATTTCCCTGAACTTAGCGAAAAAGTTTGCGAAGTTATTAAGTTTATTGATGATTCAAAAAAATTTTCATCTAATCCCAAGCTTAGAAAAGAGCTTTCTGAAGAGATAAAATCAGTAGCAAAATACAGTATTAAGGAAAGTTCTGTTGAAGAGATTGATAAAATAAATATTCTTCAGGCATCGTTGCTTGCGATGAGAAAATCCTGCGAAAATTTAATAGAGCAGATGAATTCACAAGAAAATTTAATTATACTTGTAGACGGGAATTTTATTATTCCTAAATATAATTATCAACAAAAGGCTGTTAAAAAAGGTGATACGCTTTCGGCTTCGATTGCGGCGGCAAGTATTCTGGCTAAAGTTTACAGGGATGAATTAATGCAGGAGCTTGCAAAAGGCTTTCCCGAATATGGATGGTCAAAAAACAAAGGCTATCCAACAAAAGCACATAGAGAAGCGTTAAGAGAACATGGCGCCTGCAAATGGCACAGAACAACTTTCCTCGGCAAAGTTCTTTGTGAGCAAAAAAAAATTTTTTAA
- a CDS encoding amino acid ABC transporter permease translates to MHWIDIPENFDFLMKGLFITIKLAFISLSGSLILGVILGVLRHTRLFLISWLAIVYIEGVRSIPLILFIVFIHFGALPYLTGAPSSFFDSSCIALIIFNSAYIAEIIRSGLNSVEKGHIDAAKSLGFDGMQRLTYIILPLAVTRMTPALVSQLISLIKDTSLASTIGLIELTRSGEIIYERTYHESEILIFIAFVYFIICFGLSKLSRIWETKPYMSMEINETIGANQ, encoded by the coding sequence ATGCACTGGATTGATATACCTGAAAACTTTGATTTTTTGATGAAAGGGCTTTTTATTACTATTAAATTGGCTTTTATTTCATTAAGCGGAAGTTTGATTCTTGGTGTAATTTTAGGGGTATTAAGGCATACAAGACTTTTTTTAATAAGCTGGCTCGCTATTGTTTATATAGAAGGAGTGAGAAGTATTCCTTTGATTTTGTTTATTGTGTTTATTCATTTTGGGGCGTTGCCTTATCTTACAGGTGCTCCATCTTCGTTTTTTGATTCATCATGTATAGCGCTTATAATATTTAATTCTGCTTATATTGCGGAAATCATAAGAAGCGGTCTTAATTCCGTTGAAAAAGGGCATATAGATGCGGCTAAAAGTTTGGGCTTTGACGGGATGCAGCGCCTAACTTATATAATATTGCCTCTTGCTGTAACCAGAATGACACCGGCTCTGGTAAGTCAGCTTATTTCGCTGATTAAAGACACTTCTCTTGCTTCAACAATAGGCTTGATAGAACTCACAAGATCAGGCGAAATTATTTATGAAAGAACATATCATGAATCAGAAATACTTATTTTTATTGCGTTTGTCTACTTCATAATTTGCTTTGGTCTTTCAAAATTGAGCAGAATTTGGGAAACTAAACCATATATGTCTATGGAAATTAACGAGACAATCGGAGCAAATCAGTAA
- the galT gene encoding galactose-1-phosphate uridylyltransferase has translation MPEMRKNPLSGNWVILAPERAKRPDSHVSPGVSHYHHIEHHHDCHFCYGNEHSTPNEVLVYGRKEGLQDSTGWDLRVVSNKFPAVDNEKHFSVNSNNYMEIYSYAEGKSEVIIETPHHSKNMAHYSLKQIELVINAYKERYIAISQEKHIKYVLIFKNSGKKAGASISHSHSQIIGIPIIPPLVEQELSLAEGYYKEKSTCIYCDMIDLELKEKSRIVFENDKFIAFMPYAAKVPFETWILPKFHSSFFEALTESETTSLAEVMKDVLYRHHEALKGTPYNYFIHTSPAKARTDNYYHWHIELIPRITTPAGFELGTGIFINISTPEVNAKLLRDIKVK, from the coding sequence ATGCCTGAAATGAGAAAAAATCCTTTATCGGGAAACTGGGTAATTCTGGCTCCTGAAAGAGCGAAAAGGCCTGATAGTCATGTTTCGCCCGGTGTTAGCCATTATCATCATATAGAACATCATCATGATTGTCATTTTTGTTATGGAAATGAACATTCTACGCCGAATGAAGTTCTTGTTTACGGAAGAAAAGAAGGTTTGCAGGATTCTACGGGATGGGATTTAAGAGTGGTTTCCAACAAATTTCCTGCGGTGGATAATGAAAAACATTTTTCTGTAAACAGTAATAATTATATGGAGATTTATTCTTATGCGGAAGGCAAGTCCGAAGTTATTATAGAAACTCCGCATCACTCAAAAAATATGGCTCATTACAGTTTAAAACAGATAGAACTTGTTATTAATGCTTATAAAGAAAGATATATCGCTATTTCTCAGGAAAAACATATTAAATATGTGCTTATATTTAAAAATAGCGGTAAAAAGGCAGGTGCAAGCATTTCGCATTCTCATAGCCAGATTATCGGCATCCCCATAATTCCTCCGCTGGTAGAACAGGAACTTTCTTTAGCAGAAGGTTATTACAAGGAAAAAAGCACCTGTATTTATTGCGATATGATTGATCTGGAATTAAAAGAGAAATCAAGAATTGTTTTTGAAAATGACAAATTTATTGCATTTATGCCTTATGCCGCAAAAGTTCCTTTTGAAACATGGATTTTGCCTAAATTTCACAGTAGTTTTTTTGAGGCTTTGACTGAATCAGAAACAACAAGTCTTGCTGAAGTGATGAAAGATGTTTTATATAGACATCATGAAGCTCTTAAAGGCACGCCTTACAATTATTTTATTCATACTTCGCCCGCAAAAGCAAGAACGGATAATTATTATCACTGGCATATTGAATTAATCCCCAGAATTACTACTCCGGCAGGCTTTGAACTGGGAACAGGGATTTTTATAAATATTTCTACTCCTGAAGTAAACGCAAAATTATTGAGAGATATTAAAGTTAAATAA
- the rplS gene encoding 50S ribosomal protein L19, which yields MSNIIQELAKEVAKTDLPRLNPGDTVKVFVRIKEGNKERTQAFEGVIIKKRGSGAGQTITVRRVFQGVGVERVFPVNSPRVEQIKVLRSGLVRRAKLYYLRERTGKATRIKEKTTR from the coding sequence ATGAGCAATATCATTCAAGAATTAGCAAAAGAAGTTGCAAAGACAGATTTACCAAGATTAAACCCTGGCGATACCGTAAAAGTTTTCGTAAGGATTAAAGAAGGCAATAAAGAAAGAACACAGGCTTTTGAAGGCGTAATTATCAAAAAACGCGGCAGCGGAGCAGGTCAAACCATCACCGTAAGAAGAGTTTTTCAAGGTGTTGGAGTAGAAAGAGTTTTCCCTGTTAATTCTCCAAGAGTTGAACAGATTAAAGTACTTAGAAGCGGTCTTGTTAGAAGAGCAAAACTTTATTATCTCAGAGAGAGAACCGGTAAAGCTACACGTATTAAAGAAAAAACAACAAGATAA
- a CDS encoding amino acid ABC transporter permease — translation MDNFDISVIIKSLPVIVEGIKITVFISVISSVCAFIIGLIIVFFRTTGTRPLKFMAVSYVEIIRNTPLLIQLYFIYKALPEFGLMLSPIACGILALSLYTGAFISEVLRSGINSVASEQYQASISLGLSKFQTFRLIILPQAIKIIIPPLGSQFINVIKNSSLVSFISVTDLFYGIYKGAVDDFRFFEFFITGALIYMMLTGTVALFTNLFENLFNIQGRAAKV, via the coding sequence ATGGACAATTTTGATATTTCAGTAATAATAAAATCTCTTCCGGTTATTGTAGAAGGAATAAAAATAACCGTTTTTATTTCTGTTATAAGTTCTGTCTGTGCTTTTATAATCGGTTTAATTATTGTGTTCTTCAGAACAACAGGCACACGTCCTCTTAAATTTATGGCTGTTTCTTATGTTGAAATAATACGAAACACTCCTTTGCTAATTCAGTTGTATTTTATTTATAAAGCCTTACCTGAATTTGGTTTAATGCTTTCGCCTATAGCCTGCGGAATATTGGCTCTAAGTCTTTATACGGGGGCTTTTATATCAGAAGTATTAAGATCAGGTATAAATTCAGTAGCCTCTGAGCAGTATCAAGCATCAATAAGCCTTGGGCTCAGCAAATTTCAGACATTTCGGCTCATTATATTACCGCAGGCAATAAAAATCATAATCCCTCCTCTTGGAAGCCAATTTATTAATGTTATAAAAAATTCTTCTCTGGTAAGTTTTATTTCTGTAACAGACCTGTTTTATGGTATTTACAAAGGTGCTGTTGATGATTTTAGATTCTTTGAATTTTTTATAACAGGTGCATTGATTTACATGATGCTTACCGGAACCGTTGCATTATTTACAAATCTTTTTGAAAACCTGTTTAATATACAAGGAAGGGCGGCAAAAGTATAA
- a CDS encoding phage holin family protein — MSEENKSGEQVELIDLFKNLIYNFVSLISQHIKFFKEEIKEELFIIIKSTFLILAASIVAIIATFFCGIFLIITFSLFTSLWLSILIVTILYLLTASILFAYAKSRLKKIGKNRGKFAEETAKTLEETKKWLEQLKP, encoded by the coding sequence ATGTCAGAAGAAAATAAATCCGGTGAACAAGTAGAACTAATAGACCTGTTTAAAAATCTTATTTATAATTTTGTTTCTCTTATTTCCCAGCATATAAAATTTTTTAAAGAAGAAATAAAAGAAGAGCTTTTTATAATTATAAAATCCACTTTTCTTATACTGGCGGCATCTATTGTCGCGATAATTGCGACATTTTTTTGCGGAATTTTTCTGATAATTACTTTTTCATTATTTACTTCTTTATGGCTGTCTATATTAATTGTTACGATTTTATATTTGCTGACAGCGTCTATTTTGTTTGCTTATGCTAAATCCCGGCTTAAAAAAATCGGTAAAAACAGGGGGAAATTTGCTGAAGAAACTGCTAAAACTTTGGAGGAAACAAAAAAATGGCTGGAACAGCTAAAACCTTAA
- the ylqF gene encoding ribosome biogenesis GTPase YlqF: MAINWYPGHIAKAERKLKEQVKLVDVVFEVLDARIPHSSLYDNLDKLLGSKPRLMLLNKSDVADPETNSKWMKHLEEKTGLKVIMTSATTGKDISSVIKEAIELGRPEIEKLVAKGRLPRPVRAMVVGMPNVGKSSIINKLIKTSKVKVGAKAGVTRAAQWVRINPKLELLDTPGIIPMKLDTQERAFKLAMVNSVGEAAYDKIEVANVLVSLVYERYPQLFCEYYRLKCEEIPTVEDVAIARNLLLTAGKPDIDRCASLVLTDFRQGRIGRITLEDIP, from the coding sequence ATGGCTATAAATTGGTACCCCGGACATATTGCAAAAGCTGAAAGAAAACTGAAAGAACAGGTAAAACTTGTTGATGTCGTCTTTGAAGTTCTTGATGCACGGATACCTCACAGCAGTTTGTATGATAATTTGGACAAATTATTGGGCAGCAAGCCCAGATTAATGCTTTTAAACAAATCCGATGTTGCAGATCCCGAGACCAACTCAAAATGGATGAAACATCTTGAGGAAAAAACGGGTCTAAAAGTTATTATGACCAGTGCGACAACGGGCAAGGATATTTCTTCAGTAATTAAAGAAGCTATTGAACTTGGTCGACCCGAGATAGAAAAACTAGTCGCCAAAGGAAGATTACCGCGCCCCGTAAGAGCAATGGTTGTTGGCATGCCAAATGTCGGAAAATCGAGCATAATTAATAAATTAATAAAAACTTCTAAAGTTAAAGTCGGCGCAAAAGCAGGTGTAACAAGAGCAGCTCAGTGGGTAAGAATCAATCCTAAGCTGGAATTGCTTGATACTCCCGGTATTATCCCCATGAAGCTGGATACACAGGAGCGTGCTTTTAAGCTGGCAATGGTTAATTCTGTCGGTGAAGCTGCTTATGATAAAATTGAAGTTGCAAATGTTCTTGTATCTCTTGTTTATGAAAGGTATCCGCAGCTTTTTTGTGAATATTACAGACTAAAATGTGAAGAAATTCCCACTGTTGAGGATGTGGCAATTGCGAGAAATTTATTGTTAACTGCAGGAAAACCTGATATAGACAGATGTGCATCGCTTGTTTTAACTGATTTCAGGCAGGGAAGAATAGGAAGAATTACGCTTGAGGACATTCCGTAA
- a CDS encoding transporter substrate-binding domain-containing protein: protein MKNIRKILLTLLCFIFLFGLTGCVKKKNAKDLLKTVQEREKIIVGVKYDTKPFGFVDKDQNIKGFDVDLSREIAKRVVGDENAVEFQQVTSSNRILSLTSGTVDLVAATMTINPKREQIIDFSRPYYIAGQAIMVSKKSSIKSLKDLSGKCVIVVLGSTSEINIRQLVPDVKILGFRTYTDAFSALKSGRGDALTTDDAIIYGFLSEDSSFKMLKDRLTREPYGIGFKKGVDTQLFQDAVNFALEQIMQDGTLKRIQRKWMVDFLKEGK from the coding sequence TTGAAAAATATCAGAAAAATACTCTTAACACTCTTATGTTTCATTTTTTTATTTGGATTAACAGGATGTGTTAAGAAAAAAAATGCTAAAGATTTACTGAAAACAGTTCAAGAAAGAGAAAAAATCATAGTAGGGGTTAAATATGACACTAAACCATTTGGTTTTGTAGACAAAGACCAAAATATTAAGGGGTTTGATGTTGATTTATCCAGAGAAATTGCAAAAAGAGTAGTCGGAGATGAAAATGCCGTTGAATTTCAACAGGTAACTTCTTCCAACAGAATACTTTCTTTAACTTCAGGAACTGTTGATTTAGTGGCTGCAACTATGACAATAAATCCTAAAAGAGAGCAGATTATAGATTTTAGCAGACCTTATTATATTGCCGGACAGGCAATAATGGTTTCCAAAAAGAGTTCTATTAAAAGTTTAAAAGATCTTTCAGGCAAATGTGTAATTGTTGTACTCGGTTCAACAAGTGAAATAAATATAAGACAGTTGGTTCCTGATGTAAAAATCTTGGGATTCAGAACTTATACGGATGCTTTCTCTGCACTAAAATCAGGTAGAGGAGATGCTCTTACTACAGACGATGCAATTATTTACGGATTTTTATCGGAAGATTCCAGTTTTAAAATGTTAAAAGATCGATTAACCCGTGAACCTTACGGCATAGGTTTCAAAAAAGGTGTAGACACCCAGTTATTCCAAGATGCTGTTAATTTTGCCCTTGAACAAATTATGCAGGACGGTACGTTGAAAAGAATTCAGCGAAAATGGATGGTGGATTTTTTAAAAGAAGGCAAATAA
- a CDS encoding tetratricopeptide repeat protein produces MNKIKFFIIVIALSLNSTALASPQQYNNYLQNAYKALKSGNYQTAIQNYKNALLIYPNEADIYNNLGVAYSRINDLNNAEICYKKTIRLEPSNAFAYSNLSGVYERKKQYAEAAKYLEYYAKLSPSDKNIYYNLCEFYAKAGNKDLCLKNGEKYVQIAADKFDIYCVMGNECKKDGDFNKAAYYFEKAVAVSNNQQENPNLPYARQELRDCQFKIRIANIDNVTKAPPVLYDLVKTNAVLKYKDDFEKTYEMLDLLWNDEDGRILINEIIEHKIPIQIVFGGKEQTNAYIEETTTNKQIMLGGFFPLYTFGTMQEKNITVNLGENIINMYKSPKSSYHDNMYALMTVMHEMGHAVASLIEDKHKDSLEEEITVSMIGYNSASKILVGRPLTRQESIETAKNCYKALMTDDHKNLPMYNNFRNTISKTGVNLYNYDTYSDIYRLQQ; encoded by the coding sequence GTGAATAAAATAAAGTTTTTTATAATAGTTATAGCTTTAAGTCTTAATTCAACTGCTTTAGCAAGTCCACAGCAGTATAACAACTATCTTCAGAATGCTTATAAGGCGTTAAAAAGCGGTAATTACCAGACAGCCATTCAAAATTATAAAAATGCATTGCTTATTTATCCGAACGAGGCGGATATTTATAATAATCTCGGTGTGGCTTATTCCAGAATAAATGATTTAAACAATGCTGAAATATGCTATAAAAAAACGATTCGGCTGGAACCGTCTAATGCTTTCGCTTATTCAAATCTTAGCGGTGTATATGAACGAAAAAAACAGTATGCCGAAGCCGCTAAATACCTTGAGTATTATGCTAAATTATCACCGTCAGACAAAAACATTTATTATAATTTATGTGAATTTTATGCTAAAGCAGGAAATAAAGATTTGTGCCTGAAAAACGGCGAAAAATACGTTCAAATTGCTGCGGATAAGTTTGATATATATTGCGTGATGGGCAATGAGTGCAAAAAAGACGGTGACTTTAATAAAGCGGCTTATTATTTTGAAAAAGCTGTAGCAGTTTCTAACAATCAACAGGAAAATCCAAACTTGCCTTATGCTCGCCAAGAGCTAAGAGATTGCCAGTTTAAAATCCGCATCGCTAATATTGATAATGTAACAAAAGCACCTCCTGTCCTTTATGACCTTGTAAAAACCAATGCTGTTCTTAAATATAAAGATGATTTTGAGAAGACTTATGAAATGCTTGATTTGTTGTGGAATGATGAAGACGGCCGAATACTTATAAATGAAATTATTGAACATAAAATCCCGATACAAATAGTTTTTGGCGGCAAAGAACAAACCAATGCCTATATAGAAGAAACTACAACCAACAAACAAATAATGCTCGGCGGTTTTTTCCCTTTATATACCTTTGGGACAATGCAGGAAAAAAATATTACGGTAAATCTTGGCGAAAATATTATTAATATGTATAAAAGTCCGAAATCTTCCTATCATGACAATATGTATGCGCTTATGACAGTTATGCATGAAATGGGACATGCAGTCGCTTCTTTGATAGAAGATAAGCACAAAGATTCACTTGAGGAAGAAATTACAGTTTCGATGATCGGTTATAATTCCGCTTCAAAAATACTTGTAGGCAGACCTCTTACAAGGCAAGAAAGTATTGAAACAGCTAAAAATTGCTATAAAGCCCTTATGACTGATGACCATAAAAATTTGCCGATGTATAATAATTTCAGAAATACGATTTCTAAAACAGGGGTAAATCTTTATAATTACGATACTTATTCGGACATATATAGGCTTCAGCAATAG